A single genomic interval of Zingiber officinale cultivar Zhangliang chromosome 4A, Zo_v1.1, whole genome shotgun sequence harbors:
- the LOC121972312 gene encoding serine/threonine-protein kinase Aurora-1-like yields the protein MGQGRVEVRRIENKIKRQVTFSKRKVGLLKKAYELSVLCDIELSLIIFSSRDKLFDFSTASRKLASEVEKRWTLNDFDIGKRLGRGKFGHVYLPREKKSNHIVAVKVLFKSQLKQSQVEHQLQREVEIQSHLQHPNILRLYRYFYDQTRVYLILEYAAKGELYEELQKSKCFSERRTATVSSLQTHTNGYQCMKHGNEI from the exons ATGGGGCAGGGGAGGGTTGAGGTGAGGAGAATAGAGAACAAGATCAAGAGGCAGGTGACCTTCTCCAAGAGGAAGGTCGGGCTGCTGAAGAAGGCCTACGAGCTCTCTGTTCTCTGCGACATCGAACTCTCCCTCATCATCTTCTCCAGCCGCGACAAGCTATTCGACTTCTCCACTGCCTCCAG AAAATTGG CTTCAGAAGTGGAGAAACGATGGACGCTGAATGATTTTGATATCGGGAAGCGCCTTGGAAGAGGAAAGTTCGGCCATGTCTACCTGCCCAGGGAAAAGAAG AGTAACCATATCGTGGCAGTGAAAGTGCTTTTCAAGAGCCAGCTCAAACAATCTCAAGTTGAGCATCAACTGCAACGTGAAGTTGAGATACAAAGCCACCTCCAGCATCCAAACATATTACGCCTATATCGTTATTTCTATGATCAG ACTCGAGTTTACTTGATACTAGAATATGCAGCTAAAGGTGAACTCTACGAGGAACTACAGAAGTCCAAATGCTTCAGTGAGAGGCGAACTGCTACAGTGAGTTCTTTGCAAACACACACTAACGGTTATCAGTGTATga agcatgggAATGAAATTTGA